A single window of Oikeobacillus pervagus DNA harbors:
- the gpmI gene encoding 2,3-bisphosphoglycerate-independent phosphoglycerate mutase, producing the protein MSKSPVALIILDGFGCRNETKGNAVFHAKKPNFDRYWKKFPHNHLTACGEAVGLPEGQMGNSEVGHLNIGAGRIVYQSLTRVNIAIREGEFEKNGTFLDAMNHVKQHGTNLHIFGLLSDGGVHSHIQHLFALLKLAKQENVQNVYVHAFLDGRDVGPQTAKTYIKETLETMKEYGVGEFATISGRYYSMDRDKRWERVEKSYRAMVYGEGPHYQDPMELIDDSYANGIYDEFVIPSVITKENGEPVATIQDEDAVIFYNFRPDRAIQISNTFTNKDFRSFDRGPKHPNNLHFVCLTHFSETVDGYVAFKPTNLDNTIGEVLSQNGLKQLRIAETEKYPHVTFFMSGGREAEFPGEERILINSPKVATYDLQPEMSAYGVTDALLKEIQADKHDAIILNFANPDMVGHSGMLEPTVKAIETVDECLGRIVDLILEKGGTAIITADHGNADEVITLEGNPMTAHTTNPVPVIITKQGVEVRDGGILGDLAPTMLDLLNVEQPEEMTGKSLIKK; encoded by the coding sequence TTGAGTAAATCACCTGTTGCTTTAATTATTCTTGATGGATTTGGTTGTCGGAATGAGACAAAAGGAAATGCTGTTTTCCACGCAAAAAAACCGAACTTTGATCGTTATTGGAAAAAATTCCCCCACAATCATTTGACTGCATGTGGGGAAGCAGTAGGATTACCAGAAGGACAAATGGGGAACTCTGAAGTTGGGCATTTGAATATTGGGGCTGGACGGATTGTGTATCAAAGCTTAACACGTGTGAACATTGCGATCCGTGAAGGCGAATTTGAAAAGAATGGTACATTTTTAGATGCGATGAACCATGTGAAACAACATGGGACAAATCTTCATATTTTCGGCTTACTTTCAGATGGTGGAGTTCATAGTCATATTCAACATTTATTCGCCTTACTGAAATTAGCGAAACAGGAAAATGTGCAAAACGTATATGTTCATGCCTTTTTAGATGGACGAGATGTTGGTCCACAAACAGCAAAGACCTACATAAAAGAAACACTAGAGACTATGAAAGAATATGGTGTAGGGGAATTTGCAACGATTTCAGGTCGTTATTATTCTATGGACCGTGACAAACGTTGGGAACGTGTAGAAAAATCTTATCGTGCCATGGTCTATGGTGAAGGCCCTCATTATCAAGATCCAATGGAATTAATTGATGATTCCTATGCAAACGGAATCTATGATGAATTTGTTATCCCTTCAGTGATTACGAAAGAAAATGGAGAGCCAGTAGCAACCATTCAAGATGAAGATGCGGTTATTTTCTATAATTTCCGCCCAGACCGTGCGATCCAAATTTCTAATACGTTCACCAATAAAGATTTTCGTTCATTTGATCGTGGACCAAAACATCCGAACAATCTTCATTTCGTTTGTTTAACTCACTTTAGCGAAACAGTGGATGGATATGTTGCATTTAAACCTACAAACTTGGATAATACGATTGGAGAAGTTCTTTCACAAAACGGTTTAAAACAATTGCGCATTGCTGAAACCGAAAAATATCCACATGTGACATTTTTTATGAGTGGAGGTCGTGAAGCAGAATTTCCTGGAGAAGAACGAATCCTTATTAACTCTCCAAAAGTAGCGACTTATGATTTACAACCTGAAATGAGTGCTTATGGAGTAACAGACGCGCTATTGAAAGAAATTCAAGCAGACAAACATGATGCAATCATTCTAAACTTTGCAAACCCAGACATGGTTGGTCATTCTGGTATGCTTGAGCCTACGGTTAAAGCAATCGAAACAGTGGATGAATGCTTAGGGCGCATTGTAGATTTAATTTTAGAAAAAGGTGGAACAGCTATTATTACAGCTGACCATGGAAACGCAGATGAAGTGATCACACTTGAAGGGAATCCAATGACAGCTCATACGACAAATCCTGTACCCGTTATTATAACGAAACAAGGGGTAGAAGTTCGTGATGGCGGTATTTTAGGAGATTTAGCCCCAACTATGTTAGATTTATTAAATGTTGAACAACCAGAGGAAATGACTGGTAAATCGTTAATAAAAAAATAA
- the eno gene encoding phosphopyruvate hydratase, whose product MPFITDIYAREVLDSRGNPTVEVEVYTESGAFGRALVPSGASTGEYEAVELRDGDKNRYLGKGVLQAVKNVNEIIAPELEGMNTLDQIGIDRMLIEIDGTENKGKLGANAILGVSMAAARAAADYLDLPLYQYLGGFNAKQLPVPMMNILNGGAHADNNVDIQEFMVMPVGAESFKEALRMGAEIFHSLKSVLKEKGYNTAVGDEGGFAPNLKSNEEALQTIIEAIEKAGYKPGEQVKLAMDVASSELYNKDDGKYHLDGEGVVKTSEEMVSWYEELASKYPIVSIEDGLDEDDWEGHKLLTERIGNKVQLVGDDLFVTNTKKLAQGIEQGVGNSILIKVNQIGTLTETFDAIEMAKRAGYTAVISHRSGETEDSTIADIAVATNAGQIKTGAPSRTDRVAKYNQLLRIEDQLGELAQYLGDQTFYNIK is encoded by the coding sequence ATGCCATTTATTACAGATATTTACGCTCGAGAAGTGTTAGATTCACGTGGAAATCCAACAGTTGAGGTTGAAGTATATACAGAATCAGGAGCATTTGGTAGAGCGCTTGTACCATCTGGTGCTTCAACAGGTGAATATGAAGCAGTAGAACTTCGAGATGGTGATAAAAACCGTTATTTAGGTAAAGGAGTTCTTCAAGCCGTTAAAAACGTGAATGAAATTATTGCTCCAGAATTAGAAGGAATGAATACCCTAGATCAAATCGGGATCGATCGCATGTTGATCGAAATAGATGGAACAGAAAATAAAGGGAAATTAGGAGCTAATGCGATTCTTGGTGTTTCTATGGCAGCAGCACGCGCAGCAGCAGATTATTTAGATCTTCCTTTATATCAATATTTAGGTGGATTCAATGCAAAACAACTCCCTGTTCCAATGATGAACATTTTAAATGGTGGAGCACATGCCGATAATAATGTAGATATTCAAGAATTTATGGTAATGCCTGTTGGTGCAGAGAGCTTTAAAGAAGCCCTTCGTATGGGAGCTGAAATTTTTCATAGCCTAAAATCTGTCCTTAAAGAAAAAGGTTACAACACAGCTGTTGGAGATGAAGGTGGCTTTGCTCCAAACTTAAAATCAAATGAAGAAGCCCTTCAAACCATTATAGAAGCTATTGAAAAAGCAGGTTATAAACCAGGGGAACAAGTAAAACTTGCGATGGATGTTGCATCTTCAGAGCTTTATAACAAAGACGATGGCAAATACCATTTAGATGGTGAAGGAGTTGTTAAAACATCTGAAGAAATGGTTTCATGGTATGAAGAACTTGCTTCAAAATATCCAATCGTCTCCATAGAAGATGGATTAGATGAAGATGATTGGGAAGGCCATAAGCTTCTTACAGAACGCATTGGAAACAAAGTTCAATTAGTTGGAGATGATTTATTCGTTACAAATACGAAAAAATTAGCCCAAGGAATTGAGCAAGGTGTAGGCAATTCCATTCTCATCAAAGTAAATCAAATTGGTACATTAACTGAAACATTTGATGCGATTGAAATGGCAAAACGTGCTGGTTATACAGCTGTTATTTCTCACCGTTCAGGTGAAACAGAAGATAGCACAATCGCTGACATTGCGGTTGCAACAAATGCTGGGCAAATTAAAACAGGCGCCCCATCACGTACAGACCGTGTAGCCAAATATAATCAATTACTTCGTATTGAAGATCAACTTGGTGAATTAGCACAATACTTAGGAGATCAAACATTTTATAATATTAAATAA